Proteins encoded together in one Lachnospiraceae bacterium JLR.KK008 window:
- a CDS encoding putative toxin-antitoxin system toxin component, PIN family, with amino-acid sequence MICYAVIDTNVLVSALLSIKNDTATVQIVSKVISGEIIPVYSNVITKEYREVLSRKKFGFSINAIGYLLSAVEKYGLLIDPSPSGIILPDMKDLPFYEVVLEKRDDNTYLVTGNIKHFPKEPFVVTPRELLDILDENK; translated from the coding sequence ATGATCTGCTACGCAGTCATCGATACAAATGTGCTCGTTTCCGCATTGCTCTCAATCAAGAATGACACCGCCACGGTTCAGATTGTGAGCAAAGTAATCAGCGGGGAAATCATTCCTGTTTATAGCAATGTGATCACAAAAGAATACAGAGAAGTTCTCTCCCGCAAGAAGTTTGGATTCTCTATAAACGCAATCGGATACCTGCTCTCTGCTGTAGAAAAATATGGTCTATTGATTGACCCATCACCATCAGGTATCATACTGCCGGATATGAAGGATCTGCCATTTTACGAGGTAGTACTTGAAAAACGTGATGATAACACGTACCTCGTCACTGGCAATATCAAGCATTTTCCGAAAGAACCATTTGTGGTAACTCCTCGTGAACTGCTCGATATCCTAGACGAAAACAAATAA
- a CDS encoding type II toxin-antitoxin system RelB/DinJ family antitoxin, giving the protein MAQATFSVRMDETLKKQFDGLCQDFGMNASTAINVFARAVVRQRRIPFEISSPETDITREGAMQAFNALRAQAKENGVADMSLDDINKEIDLARTEV; this is encoded by the coding sequence ATGGCACAAGCAACTTTCAGCGTCCGCATGGACGAAACATTAAAAAAACAGTTTGACGGCTTATGCCAGGACTTCGGTATGAATGCTAGCACTGCAATTAACGTATTCGCAAGAGCCGTTGTCAGGCAGCGCAGGATACCTTTTGAAATATCATCTCCTGAAACTGATATCACCAGAGAAGGCGCAATGCAAGCATTCAATGCCCTGCGGGCACAGGCGAAAGAAAACGGCGTTGCAGATATGAGTCTTGATGATATCAACAAGGAAATTGATCTTGCGCGTACCGAGGTATAA